The following proteins are co-located in the Spea bombifrons isolate aSpeBom1 chromosome 3, aSpeBom1.2.pri, whole genome shotgun sequence genome:
- the SOGA3 gene encoding protein SOGA3 gives MSRPVGGAAASPLAAAEPRLHPEGSKKQQRTSSPARPRDIAARQGATARSLAGARSSGRQVVKPARPSAQKNGNKAEEQHQHHPSPSAPGAIQAGGGAENTPSTAETAAEGRSSPGELEGHRGDSPDRSAARTEPSRVATPEHTGDGSPKIAKAKGKSAPKGGEGSPPQGASSIAAAMGKSPKKQSSGGGYWKEGCLQSELMQFHLKKGLAAAGSNVPAKGNEAEAGPAEIQQREEREREVGGDPGGTTGRRELEDELEMLREENESLKTEIEEMRTEMDEMRDTFFEEDACQLQEMRHDLERANKNCRILQYRLRKAERKRLRYAQTGEIDGELLRSLEQDLKVAKDVSVRLHHELENVEEKRTKTEEENEKLRQQLIEVDITKQALQNELDKLKELSLKRRGSKDVQKSEKKSQQTPPEEDSEDLKCQLQFVKEEALLMRKKLAKIDKDKDRIEHELQKYKSFYGDLDSPLPKGEASGPPTTREAELKLRLRLVEEEANILGRKIVELEVENRGLKAELDDLRGDDDSSATNPLTREQSESVSELRQHLQLVEDEAELLRRNLSDQEEQNKRITAELNKYKFKSGTHESSRHNDNVKTEALLEELKTARLQINELSGKVMQLQYENRVLMSNMQRYDLASHLGIRGSPRDSDAESDAGKKESDDDSRPPHRKREGPIGGESDSEEVRNIRCLTPTRSFYPPTNVWQKTFAERQQMKDIRSEAERLGKTIDRLISDTSTIISEARIYVANGDLFGLMDEEDEGSRIREHELLYRINAQMKAFRKELQTFIDRLEIPKSSDDRGAEDPLSVSQMFQPIILLILILVLFSSLSYTTIFKLVFLFTLFFVL, from the exons ATGAGCCGGCCAGTCGGTGGCGCTGCTGCATCTCCTCTCGCTGCGGCTGAGCCTCGCCTGCATCCCGAGGGCAGCAAGAAACAACAGAGAACTTCGTCACCAGCCAGACCCAGGGATATTGCAGCTAGACAAGGGGCCACAGCCCGCTCGCTGGCAGGGGCTAGATCCAGTGGGAGGCAGGTGGTGAAGCCCGCTCGCCCATCTGCTCAGAAAAACGGCAACAAAGCCGAGGAGCAGCATCAGCATCATCCTTCACCGAGCGCACCGGGAGCTATCCAAGCCGGCGGTGGTGCTGAAAATACACCATCCACGGCGGAGACTGCAGCAGAGGGTAGATCATCACCAGGAGAACTGGAGGGCCACCGAGGAGACTCCCCTGACCGTTCAGCTGCGAGGACGGAGCCAAGCAGGGTGGCTACCCCTGAGCACACAGGGGATGGATCCCCAAAGATCGCGAAGGCCAAAGGCAAAAGCGCCCCCAAAGGAGGGGAGGGGTCGCCGCCACAAGGAGCCTCTTCCATTGCTGCTGCGATGGGGAAAAGccccaaaaagcagagcagcgGAGGGGGTTACTGGAAGGAAGGATGCCTGCAGTCCGAGCTTATGCAGTTCCATCTGAAGAAAGGCCTGGCCGCCGCCGGCTCTAATGTACCCGCCAAAGGCAACGAGGCTGAGGCCGGCCCCGCAGAAATACAACAgcgggaagagagagagagagaagttgGGGGGGATCCCGGGGGCACCACGGGGCGGAGAGAATTAGAAGACGAACTGGAGATGCTGAGAGAGGAGAACGAGAGCTTGAAG ACCGAGATAGAGGAGATGCGGACGGAGATGGACGAGATGAGAGACACTTTCTTTGAAGAAGATGCCTGTCAGCTGCAGGAAATGCGCCACGATCTGGAGAGAGCCAACAAGAACTGCAGGATCCTGCAGTACCGCCTCCGGAAGGCAGAGCGCAAGAGACTTCGCTATGCACAGACAGGGGAGATTGATGGCGAGCTTCTGCGAAGCCTGGAGcaggatttaaag GTGGCCAAAGATGTGTCTGTAAGACTTCATCACGAACTTGAAAACGTGGAAGAAAAACGAACCAAGACAGAGGAGGAGAACGAGAAGCTTCGTCAGCAGCTTATTGAAGTTGACATAACGAAACAAGCATTGCAGAATGAGTTGGATAAGCTTAAGGAG ctgtcACTAAAAAGAAGAGGGAGCAAGGATGTGCAAAAGtctgaaaaaaaatcccaacaaACTCCACCAGAg GAGGACAGTGAAGACCTGAAGTGCCAACTACAGTTTGTCAAAGAAGAAGCATTGTTGATGAGAAAGAAATTGGCAAAAATTGATAAGGATAAAGACAGGATCGAGCATGAGCTGCAGAAATACAAGTCATTTTATGGGGATCTTGACAGTCCTTTGCCAAAAGGGGAGGCAAGTGGACCTCCTACAACGAGAGAAGCAGAACTTAAATTACGACTTCGTTTAGTAGAAGAGGAAGCTAACATACTTGGCAGAAAGATTGTAGAGCTTGAGGTTGAAAACAGAGGCCTCAAAGCAGAACTGGATGATCTAAGAGGAGATGATGACTCCAGTGCAACAAATCCTCTTACAAGGGAGCAAAGTGAATCTGTGTCTGAGTTGAGGCAACACTTGCAGCTTGTTGAAGATGAAGCTGAATTATTAAGGAGGAACCTTTCTGACCAAGAAGAACAAAACAAGCGCATCACTGCAGAGCTGAACAagtacaaatttaaatctggTACCCATGAAAGCTCTCGACATAATGATAATGTCAAGACTGAAGCACTGCTGGAAGAGCTGAAGACAGCACGATTGCAGATTAATGAGTTGAGCGGTAAAGTCATGCAACTCCAATATGAGAATAGAGTCCTCATGTCCAACATGCAACGTTATGATCTTGCCTCTCACCTAGGTATAAGAGGAAGTCCAAGAGATAGTGACGCAGAGAGTgatgcaggaaaaaaagaaagtgatgATGACTCCCGTCCTCCCCATAGAAAGCGAGAGGGGCCTATTGGTGGTGAAAGTGATTCAGAAGAGGTACGAAATATACGCTGCCTCACCCCTACCAGATCTTTTTATCCTCCCACAAATGTTTGGCAGAAGACCTTTGCTGAGAgacagcagatgaaagacattCGTTCTGAAGCAGAGCGTTTAGGGAAGACCATTGACCGTCTTATTTCAGATACAAGCACCATCATCAGTGAAGCCAGAATATATGTTGCAAATGGGGATCTCTTTGGATTGATGGATGAGGAAGATGAGGGAAGCAGAATTAGAGAACATGAGCTTTTATATCGGATCAACGCACAGATGAAGGCATTCAGGAAAGAACTTCAAACTTTTATTGATCGATTAGAAATCCCAAAGTCCTCTGATGATCGGGGTGCTGAAGATCCTCTTTCTGTTAGCCAG ATGTTCCAGCCTATCATTTTACTTATTCTCATCCTAGTATTATTTTCCTCTCTTTCGTACACCACTATATTTAAGCTTGTCTTCCTTTTCACCCTATTTTTTGTCctgtga